In the genome of Planctomycetota bacterium, one region contains:
- a CDS encoding acyl-CoA dehydratase activase, translating to MKRVFCGIDIGASTAKLVLIGEDGEVVARAIRRSGVDYAAAAEANLAEALAVARLKREWISRTVSTGYGRGNVSWADDRATEIACHGKGAFACFRRRMTVVDIGAQDNKVIHLDEAGRRTSFKMNRKCAAGTGAFLEEIALRVDLPVSSLNALAERSTKEVALGSFCTVFTATEILEKIRSGERIEDIVKGAFRSVVKRIFEMDAVDGALVMTGGVVEHNPFLVRLVEESFGRPVLVPPAPQHVGALGAALLARERAEPGEPPC from the coding sequence ATGAAGCGAGTCTTCTGCGGGATAGACATCGGCGCGTCCACCGCCAAGCTCGTCTTGATCGGCGAGGACGGCGAGGTGGTCGCCCGCGCCATCCGCCGATCGGGCGTGGACTACGCCGCCGCGGCCGAAGCCAATCTGGCGGAGGCGCTGGCCGTCGCCCGCCTGAAGCGCGAATGGATCTCCCGCACAGTCTCGACGGGCTACGGGCGGGGCAATGTTTCCTGGGCCGACGACCGCGCGACCGAGATCGCCTGCCACGGCAAGGGCGCGTTCGCGTGCTTCCGTCGCAGGATGACCGTGGTGGACATCGGCGCGCAAGACAACAAGGTGATCCACCTCGACGAGGCCGGCCGCCGTACGAGCTTCAAGATGAACCGCAAGTGTGCGGCCGGCACAGGAGCCTTCCTCGAAGAGATCGCCCTGCGAGTGGACCTGCCTGTTTCCTCCCTGAACGCCCTTGCCGAACGCTCCACGAAGGAGGTCGCACTGGGCAGCTTCTGCACCGTCTTCACCGCCACCGAGATCCTCGAGAAGATCCGCTCCGGCGAACGCATCGAGGACATCGTGAAAGGAGCCTTCCGCTCCGTCGTCAAGCGGATCTTCGAGATGGACGCCGTGGACGGCGCGCTCGTGATGACGGGCGGCGTCGTCGAACATAACCCGTTCCTCGTGCGGTTGGTCGAGGAGTCATTCGGCCGGCCCGTGCTCGTGCCCCCGGCGCCCCAGCACGTGGGCGCTCTGGGGGCCGCGCTCCTCGCGCGCGAGCGGGCCGAGC
- a CDS encoding 2-hydroxyacyl-CoA dehydratase family protein, which produces MSAPERKDFQTTGKMREVMGRYFAELGRGPQDGRKTAWCTSVGPAELLRALGFNVYFPENHGAMLGASRMATDLIPLANARGFSPDICSYLTSDIGSYLKGETPLQKMGLKGLPKADVLVFNTNQCRDVKDWFQFYAREWNVPCLGIHTPRAIGEVTDTIVDDVARQHEALVAPLEAIAGARLDPARLSQAIALSKQCTDLWRQVLETAAHVPSPISFFDDTIQMGPAVVLRGHPDAVAYYQALLAELNERIAAGVAAVPGEKFRIYWDGMPVWGRLRNLSQQFTDLRACVVASTYCNSWIFDALDPAAPFRSMARAYSSIFICRSEDEKEKYIEAMAAKFKVNGILYHDSKTCPNNSNNRYQMPQRLQAKLGKPFLVIHGDLNDLRLYSEEQTRTNIEAFVEQLAEA; this is translated from the coding sequence ATGTCCGCCCCCGAGCGGAAGGACTTCCAAACGACAGGCAAGATGCGCGAGGTGATGGGGCGGTACTTCGCCGAACTGGGCCGCGGGCCGCAGGACGGCCGGAAGACCGCCTGGTGCACAAGTGTGGGGCCGGCCGAACTCCTCCGCGCCCTGGGCTTCAACGTCTACTTCCCCGAGAACCACGGCGCCATGCTCGGCGCGTCGCGCATGGCCACCGATCTCATTCCCCTCGCCAACGCCCGCGGCTTCTCGCCCGATATCTGCTCGTATCTCACGAGCGACATCGGCTCGTACCTCAAAGGCGAGACGCCCCTCCAGAAGATGGGCCTCAAGGGCCTGCCCAAGGCCGACGTGCTGGTCTTCAACACCAACCAGTGCCGCGACGTGAAGGACTGGTTCCAATTCTACGCCCGTGAGTGGAACGTGCCCTGCCTGGGCATCCACACACCCCGCGCCATCGGCGAGGTGACCGACACCATCGTGGACGACGTGGCGCGGCAGCACGAGGCCCTCGTGGCGCCCCTCGAGGCCATCGCGGGCGCGAGGCTCGACCCCGCCCGCCTCAGCCAGGCTATCGCCCTCTCGAAACAGTGCACCGACCTCTGGCGGCAGGTGCTCGAGACGGCGGCCCATGTGCCCTCGCCGATCAGCTTCTTCGACGACACGATCCAGATGGGGCCGGCGGTGGTTCTCCGCGGCCACCCCGATGCCGTGGCCTACTACCAGGCCCTCCTGGCCGAGCTGAACGAGCGTATCGCCGCCGGAGTGGCCGCCGTCCCGGGCGAGAAGTTCCGCATCTACTGGGACGGCATGCCTGTGTGGGGCCGGCTCAGGAACCTGTCGCAGCAGTTCACCGACCTGCGGGCCTGTGTGGTGGCCTCCACGTACTGCAACAGTTGGATTTTCGACGCCCTGGACCCCGCCGCTCCCTTCCGCAGCATGGCCCGAGCCTACTCCAGCATCTTCATCTGCCGCTCCGAGGACGAAAAGGAGAAATACATCGAGGCCATGGCCGCGAAGTTCAAGGTCAACGGCATCCTCTACCACGACTCGAAGACGTGCCCGAACAACTCGAACAACCGTTACCAGATGCCGCAGCGCCTTCAGGCGAAGCTTGGCAAGCCGTTCCTCGTGATCCACGGCGACCTCAACGACCTGCGGCTCTACTCCGAGGAGCAGACCCGCACCAACATCGAAGCCTTCGTGGAGCAACTGGCTGAGGCATGA
- a CDS encoding 3-hydroxyacyl-CoA dehydrogenase NAD-binding domain-containing protein → MVDYSVADGVCVLRLAAPPVNAITYGLLEALCAAVRRAASDSAVRAIVLTGDARHFSAGADVNLFREIATADDAVHMAQVYQDALRAVEDCPKPILAAMAGRMSGCAIELAAACHGRLCAAGTTFQMPEINLGILPGAGATGRLPRLVGPEAALRMLLNAETLGADEALRLGLVDEVCESSALLARAKELAVLAPAPRKTRERAERIGDAASNAAAFAMAESWIARGRPELIAPRKILDAVRAGIGQSFDAALRAEQTGFAECMATQATRNKVYLYFASRDTGKVPDLSGVQAADVRRAAVLGMGTMGSGIAQALISGGIAVVARDESEAALRRGAERIRRSLLKRVEQGKMEADRAEATLALLSTTTRWDGVAGADLVIEAVFEDVAVKRSVLAEVERIGGPDTVLATNTSTISLDVLAEGMRHPERFLGLHFFSPAHAMPLVEVIRRDATSPRAVATALRLAKTIRKTPVVVRNREGFLVNRIFIPYLKEAFWLLEEGAEPAAVDAAMVAFGFPMGPLTLIDMAGLDILAHADEALQRAFPRHGALSQIVARLVAAGRLGQKAGAGVYNYAPGDYTPHPSEQAGALIAEARRENGITARAVSAEEITQRLVLRMVAEALWVMEEGIALREADVDAAMVLGTGFPDFRGGVLRYARDAGLGSVREQLGALARRLGERFTAPSA, encoded by the coding sequence ATGGTGGATTACTCCGTCGCCGATGGCGTCTGCGTGCTGCGCCTCGCCGCGCCGCCGGTCAACGCGATCACGTACGGGCTTCTCGAGGCACTGTGCGCCGCGGTCCGGCGCGCGGCGTCCGATAGCGCCGTTCGCGCCATCGTGCTCACAGGCGACGCTCGCCACTTCAGCGCGGGCGCCGACGTCAATCTCTTCCGCGAGATTGCCACGGCCGACGACGCGGTGCACATGGCACAGGTCTACCAGGACGCGCTGCGCGCGGTGGAGGACTGTCCCAAGCCGATCCTGGCCGCGATGGCGGGGCGAATGTCCGGCTGTGCTATTGAACTGGCCGCTGCCTGCCACGGGCGGCTGTGCGCCGCCGGCACGACCTTTCAGATGCCCGAGATCAACCTGGGCATCCTGCCCGGGGCCGGCGCGACGGGGCGCCTGCCCCGGCTCGTGGGCCCCGAGGCCGCCCTGCGGATGCTGCTCAACGCGGAGACCCTCGGGGCCGATGAGGCGTTGCGCCTGGGCCTCGTAGACGAGGTGTGTGAGAGCAGCGCACTCCTCGCGCGCGCGAAAGAACTGGCCGTGCTGGCCCCCGCGCCGCGGAAGACGCGCGAACGGGCGGAGAGGATCGGCGACGCCGCGTCCAACGCCGCCGCCTTCGCGATGGCGGAGAGTTGGATCGCGCGGGGCCGCCCCGAGTTGATCGCACCCCGCAAGATCCTCGACGCCGTGAGGGCCGGCATCGGGCAATCGTTCGACGCCGCGCTGCGTGCGGAGCAGACGGGCTTCGCCGAATGCATGGCCACGCAGGCCACGAGGAACAAGGTCTATCTCTACTTCGCCTCGCGCGACACGGGCAAAGTGCCCGACCTGAGCGGCGTGCAGGCGGCCGACGTGCGGCGCGCTGCCGTCCTTGGCATGGGCACGATGGGTTCGGGCATTGCTCAGGCCCTCATCTCGGGCGGCATCGCGGTCGTGGCCCGTGACGAGAGCGAGGCCGCGCTGAGGCGCGGCGCTGAGCGCATTCGCCGTTCGCTCCTCAAGCGGGTGGAGCAAGGCAAGATGGAAGCCGACCGCGCAGAGGCGACGCTTGCGCTCCTTTCGACCACGACACGGTGGGACGGCGTTGCGGGCGCCGACCTCGTGATCGAGGCGGTGTTCGAGGATGTTGCGGTGAAGCGCTCGGTTCTTGCGGAAGTCGAGCGCATAGGCGGCCCCGACACCGTTCTGGCCACGAACACCTCGACGATCTCGCTCGACGTTCTGGCCGAGGGGATGCGGCATCCCGAGCGTTTCCTTGGCCTGCACTTTTTCAGCCCGGCGCACGCGATGCCGCTCGTCGAAGTCATCCGCCGCGACGCCACGTCGCCCCGCGCGGTCGCCACGGCGCTCCGGCTCGCCAAGACGATCCGCAAGACGCCGGTCGTCGTGCGGAACCGCGAGGGCTTCCTCGTCAACCGCATTTTCATCCCGTACCTCAAGGAGGCATTCTGGCTGCTCGAGGAGGGGGCGGAGCCCGCGGCGGTTGATGCCGCCATGGTCGCCTTCGGCTTCCCCATGGGGCCGCTGACGCTGATCGATATGGCCGGGCTCGACATTCTGGCACACGCGGATGAGGCGCTGCAACGGGCCTTCCCGCGGCACGGGGCGCTCTCGCAGATCGTCGCTCGCCTCGTCGCGGCGGGGCGCCTTGGCCAGAAGGCGGGCGCGGGAGTTTACAATTACGCCCCCGGTGACTATACTCCACACCCCAGCGAGCAGGCAGGCGCGCTCATCGCCGAGGCCCGTCGCGAGAACGGCATCACGGCGCGCGCAGTGAGCGCGGAGGAGATTACCCAGCGCCTGGTATTGCGCATGGTGGCGGAGGCCCTCTGGGTGATGGAGGAGGGGATCGCTCTTCGCGAGGCCGACGTGGATGCCGCGATGGTGCTGGGCACCGGCTTCCCCGACTTCCGCGGCGGCGTGCTGCGGTACGCCCGCGACGCCGGCCTCGGCAGCGTGCGGGAGCAGCTTGGCGCATTGGCCCGGCGACTCGGCGAGCGCTTCACCGCGCCGAGCGCCTGA